One part of the Tunicatimonas pelagia genome encodes these proteins:
- a CDS encoding C45 family peptidase: MYHPRLYGEFHEMGLKYGKLLYDKAGFVIPKISKEKKDFGIESYYELQSFYPEVVEEIKGFAKGINDTPEKLGAFLLSIGIFDTTGQCSVLAFRNDDTTIVGRNYDMLFDFKKFTESSLIAPQDKYAYISQSDVFIGRSDGINEKGLSVAMSFVNGTKVQPGVGFHFVVRKVLENCSTTEQAIEIIQQAKVSSANNFLLADQSGDIAVVESAPQKKVVRRPTKDERFIYITNQFITPDMKAFDRGGVEWSKSAERYSSLQDRLAATQTMDLSQAKEILSDKCVCLDLKKEKFGTIWSVVANLNELKIERAESKPKPTNYKPETRLDWWLEKKNK, encoded by the coding sequence ATGTACCACCCAAGACTATACGGAGAGTTTCACGAAATGGGATTAAAGTACGGAAAGCTGCTCTACGATAAAGCTGGTTTTGTAATCCCGAAAATATCTAAAGAAAAAAAGGACTTCGGAATAGAATCCTACTATGAGCTGCAATCATTCTATCCCGAAGTAGTTGAAGAAATTAAAGGATTTGCCAAAGGAATTAACGATACACCTGAAAAACTAGGAGCCTTTCTCCTGAGCATCGGTATTTTTGATACTACTGGGCAATGTAGCGTACTCGCTTTCCGCAACGATGACACCACAATCGTCGGAAGAAATTACGATATGCTTTTTGATTTCAAAAAGTTTACCGAAAGCAGCCTCATCGCCCCCCAAGATAAATACGCCTACATCAGTCAATCAGATGTTTTCATCGGTCGCTCCGACGGAATAAATGAGAAGGGCCTTTCCGTAGCCATGTCGTTTGTCAACGGAACGAAAGTACAACCCGGCGTGGGATTCCACTTTGTGGTAAGAAAGGTATTGGAAAACTGTAGCACTACCGAACAGGCAATAGAAATTATCCAGCAGGCCAAGGTGTCGTCAGCCAATAACTTTCTACTTGCTGACCAATCGGGTGACATTGCCGTAGTAGAATCGGCACCGCAAAAGAAAGTAGTTAGGCGGCCAACGAAAGACGAACGTTTCATTTACATCACCAATCAGTTCATTACTCCCGACATGAAAGCCTTTGACCGAGGTGGCGTAGAATGGAGCAAAAGTGCGGAAAGATATAGTAGCCTGCAAGATCGTTTAGCAGCTACTCAAACAATGGATTTATCCCAAGCCAAAGAAATATTATCAGACAAATGCGTTTGCCTAGATCTGAAAAAGGAAAAGTTTGGCACAATTTGGTCGGTCGTTGCCAATCTGAACGAACTAAAGATTGAACGGGCAGAAAGCAAACCTAAGCCAACCAATTACAAACCCGAAACCCGACTTGACTGGTGGCTAGAAAAGAAAAATAAGTAG